In Streptomyces asoensis, a single genomic region encodes these proteins:
- a CDS encoding NPP1 family protein, with protein MSSPKFKAHRRRWLTGFAGAAALVVAFPSAAFAAPPTALPSNAEAAELTFQPAFDYDTDGCYSTPAIGPDGSINGGLNPTGALNGSCRDASDLDNTNSYSRYKCNNGWCAYMYGLYFEKDQALAGSSIGGHRHDWEHVVIWVQSGQVRYVSTSNHGSFTVTAASGVRFDGTHAKIVYHKDGIRTHCFRLANTNDEPPENHKGTWQYPPLVGWNGYPAGLRDKLSAYDFGSANFGLKDANFTNHLSSAKPSGITFDPAA; from the coding sequence GTGTCGTCACCGAAGTTCAAGGCACACCGCAGGAGGTGGCTGACCGGGTTCGCCGGTGCCGCCGCACTCGTCGTCGCCTTTCCGTCGGCGGCCTTCGCCGCCCCGCCGACGGCCCTGCCGTCCAACGCCGAAGCCGCCGAGCTGACCTTCCAGCCCGCGTTCGACTACGACACGGACGGCTGCTACTCGACCCCGGCCATCGGCCCGGACGGCTCGATCAACGGGGGCCTCAACCCCACCGGCGCCCTGAACGGCAGCTGCCGGGACGCCTCCGACCTGGACAACACCAACAGCTACTCGCGCTACAAGTGCAACAACGGCTGGTGCGCCTACATGTACGGCCTGTACTTCGAGAAGGACCAGGCCCTGGCGGGCAGCAGCATCGGCGGGCACCGGCACGACTGGGAGCACGTCGTGATCTGGGTGCAGAGCGGCCAGGTCCGGTACGTCTCGACGTCCAACCACGGGTCGTTCACCGTGACCGCCGCCTCCGGCGTCCGGTTCGACGGCACCCACGCGAAGATCGTCTACCACAAGGACGGCATCAGGACCCACTGCTTCCGACTGGCGAACACCAACGACGAGCCGCCGGAGAACCACAAGGGCACCTGGCAGTACCCGCCGCTGGTCGGCTGGAACGGCTACCCGGCGGGCCTGCGCGACAAGTTGAGCGCCTACGACTTCGGCAGCGCCAACTTCGGCCTGAAGGACGCCAACTTCACCAACCACCTGTCGTCGGCGAAACCCTCGGGGATCACCTTCGATCCCGCCGCGTGA
- a CDS encoding ATP-dependent DNA ligase, whose amino-acid sequence MTLPLIAPMLATAGRLPPAAQDARWAYETKQDGQRAVVYLPGDGSITLRARSGEDITAAYPELRPLGGALGTAPAVLDGEILALDARGRADFQLLQSRMGLAGAPARAARLAATAPVHLVLFDVMHLGGRSLLDLSYTRRRARLEALELEGPSWSTPGALVGHGQEALEATRAHGLEGLVCKRLDAVYEPGVRSRAWIKIRNIRVADVLVGGWLPGKGRLTGLPGAVLVGQRATTGLRYVGGVGTGWSEAERTELAALLRAATTDACPFDPVPRVPGARWVVPRLVGEVRYSTRTRAGLLRQPSWLRLRPDLTPEESAADLPDISA is encoded by the coding sequence GTGACCCTCCCTCTCATCGCCCCCATGCTCGCCACCGCGGGCCGGCTGCCGCCCGCCGCCCAGGACGCGCGCTGGGCCTACGAGACCAAGCAGGACGGACAGCGGGCCGTGGTGTACCTCCCCGGGGACGGGAGCATCACCCTGCGCGCCCGCTCCGGGGAGGACATCACCGCCGCCTACCCCGAGCTGCGGCCGCTGGGCGGCGCGCTGGGCACCGCACCGGCCGTACTGGACGGCGAGATCCTCGCCCTGGACGCGCGGGGCCGGGCCGACTTCCAGCTGCTCCAGTCCCGGATGGGTCTGGCCGGTGCGCCGGCCAGGGCGGCACGGCTGGCGGCCACGGCCCCCGTCCACCTCGTCCTGTTCGACGTCATGCATCTCGGCGGGCGGTCCCTCCTCGACCTGTCCTACACACGGCGCAGGGCCCGGCTGGAGGCCCTGGAGCTGGAGGGCCCGTCCTGGTCCACGCCCGGCGCCCTGGTGGGACACGGGCAGGAGGCACTGGAGGCGACCCGCGCCCACGGCCTGGAAGGCCTGGTCTGCAAGCGCCTGGACGCCGTCTACGAGCCGGGCGTGCGCTCCCGCGCCTGGATCAAGATCCGGAACATACGGGTCGCGGACGTCCTGGTCGGTGGCTGGCTGCCCGGCAAGGGGCGGCTGACCGGGCTGCCCGGCGCCGTCCTGGTGGGGCAGCGGGCCACGACCGGCCTGCGTTACGTCGGGGGCGTGGGCACCGGCTGGAGCGAGGCCGAGCGGACCGAACTCGCCGCCCTGCTGCGGGCCGCCACGACCGACGCGTGCCCCTTCGACCCCGTCCCGCGGGTGCCGGGCGCGCGCTGGGTGGTGCCCCGTCTGGTCGGCGAGGTCCGCTACAGCACGCGGACCCGGGCGGGGCTGCTGCGCCAGCCGTCCTGGCTCCGGCTGCGCCCGGACCTGACGCCTGAGGAGTCGGCGGCGGACCTCCCGGACATTTCCGCCTGA